The DNA sequence aatttcaaagacctacaagttctaaaatgctttatttattttgtatttattttgtattaaattatctacatttatttacatatattcatatatgatatttttccaACGGTACCAACAAAATAGCATTCATGGGTTGGTCTGAGTGCCAAGCAGCTACAGGAACTCCATTGCTGAAGCTCTCCAAACAGGAATTCCATCCGCAGTGACTCATGAACCCTCCCGTTGATTTGTGCTCCAGAATTTCAATCTGTGGAGCCCACTCTCTCACTACCATTCCCATTTCTTCCACTCTTTCCTCAAACCCTTCTGGAAGTTGAGCCAATCTTCTATTTTCTTCTTCGAATGCATCCCCTTCATCTGCATCTCTAAACACCCAGATGA is a window from the Ziziphus jujuba cultivar Dongzao chromosome 11, ASM3175591v1 genome containing:
- the LOC107431581 gene encoding zeatin O-xylosyltransferase, producing MATEKPLQNEADNSNPIQLPSLGGTVTSEAAEFAYQFQFKQSGAGELYNSCRLIDGSFLDLLAKEQSNKKVKQLAVGLQLSGTKFIWVFRDADEGDAFEEENRRLAQLPEGFEERVEEMGMVVREWAPQIEILEHKSTGGFMSHCGWNSCLESFSNGVPVAAWHSDQPMNAILLVPLEKYHI